One Kallotenue papyrolyticum genomic window carries:
- a CDS encoding lysophospholipid acyltransferase family protein translates to MIRLPARKTSLLEAAIFHALVRPALRRAFHRVALTGPSPASDLPLLIYSNHPSWWDGYIAFLLARAVWRHDGYLMMEEPQLRRYSFFRYCGVFGVDRRQPRQGWQAVRYAAALLDRPARLVWIFPQGVITPNDRRPLVTFSGAAHIACLAAPVRCLPVALRFEFLQEQRPEALVRVGTAHVVVPETSPRALHREMDARLTAELDALREDVLRGATATYATVLNGRASVNVRWDRWRARLLRRPRR, encoded by the coding sequence GTGATCCGCCTGCCCGCCCGCAAAACCTCACTGCTGGAAGCGGCGATCTTCCACGCGCTGGTACGGCCGGCGCTGCGGCGCGCCTTTCACCGCGTGGCGCTGACCGGGCCGTCGCCGGCCTCCGATCTGCCGTTGTTGATCTACAGCAACCATCCCTCCTGGTGGGATGGCTACATCGCCTTTCTGCTCGCGCGCGCGGTTTGGCGCCACGACGGCTACCTGATGATGGAAGAGCCGCAGTTGCGGCGCTACAGCTTCTTCCGCTACTGCGGCGTGTTCGGCGTTGATCGTCGGCAGCCGCGCCAGGGCTGGCAGGCGGTGCGCTACGCCGCTGCACTGCTGGATCGGCCCGCGCGGCTGGTGTGGATCTTTCCCCAAGGCGTGATCACGCCCAACGACCGCCGCCCGCTGGTCACCTTCTCCGGCGCGGCGCACATCGCCTGTCTGGCCGCACCGGTGCGCTGCCTGCCAGTCGCGCTGCGCTTTGAGTTTCTCCAGGAACAGCGGCCTGAAGCACTGGTGCGTGTAGGGACGGCGCACGTGGTTGTGCCGGAGACATCACCGCGCGCGCTGCACCGCGAGATGGATGCACGCCTGACGGCGGAGCTGGATGCCCTGCGCGAGGATGTGCTGCGCGGCGCGACGGCGACCTACGCCACTGTGCTGAACGGACGCGCATCGGTCAATGTGCGCTGGGATCGCTGGCGCGCACGTCTCCTGCGTCGCCCCCGCCGCTGA
- a CDS encoding SIR2 family NAD-dependent protein deacylase, whose product MAVDIPDDLIETYRKAERVVVLTGAGVSAESGVPTFREAQSGLWAQYDPRELATPQAFVRNPRLVWEWYAWRRELIQRARPNLAHYALVDLEQATPHFLLITQNIDGFHWLAGSRDMLELHGNIARTKCFDEGHRVDGWPQSDEIPPRCPRCRSLLRPDVVWFGEGIPEHALRAAFEATRQCQVFMAIGTSAVVQPAAQLPLLAKRAGARIIEINPEQTAISLLADWSLRGSAAQVLPALVRALGFPTTAIDGARQSETAQGRDT is encoded by the coding sequence ATGGCGGTTGACATTCCTGATGATCTGATCGAAACCTACCGCAAGGCCGAGCGTGTGGTGGTGCTGACCGGCGCCGGTGTATCGGCGGAGAGCGGCGTGCCCACCTTTCGCGAGGCGCAAAGCGGGCTGTGGGCGCAGTACGATCCGCGCGAGTTGGCAACGCCACAGGCCTTTGTCCGCAATCCACGGTTGGTATGGGAATGGTATGCTTGGCGACGCGAGCTGATTCAGCGCGCACGGCCCAACCTGGCGCACTATGCCCTGGTTGATCTGGAACAGGCCACGCCCCACTTTCTGCTGATCACACAAAACATCGACGGCTTTCATTGGCTGGCCGGCAGCCGTGATATGTTGGAGCTGCACGGCAACATTGCCCGTACCAAATGCTTTGATGAGGGCCACCGGGTTGACGGATGGCCGCAGAGCGACGAGATCCCGCCGCGCTGCCCCCGCTGCCGTAGCTTGCTCCGCCCGGATGTGGTCTGGTTCGGCGAGGGTATTCCTGAACATGCGCTGCGTGCGGCCTTCGAGGCGACCAGGCAATGCCAGGTGTTCATGGCGATCGGTACATCGGCGGTGGTGCAGCCCGCGGCGCAGTTGCCGCTGCTGGCCAAACGCGCCGGCGCGCGCATCATCGAGATCAATCCCGAACAGACTGCCATCAGTCTGCTGGCCGACTGGTCGTTGCGCGGCTCGGCGGCGCAGGTGCTGCCGGCGCTGGTGCGCGCGCTCGGCTTTCCGACCACCGCCATCGACGGCGCGCGGCAGAGTGAGACCGCGCAGGGTCGTGACACCTGA
- a CDS encoding serine/threonine protein kinase, with amino-acid sequence MGTASPTLHGRYSIVARLGENRLATVYRARDERLQRTVLVHILRGELAQQPAMRQRFEEEARRGAQRSHPGLLEVYDSGEVGGRPFMVTEDVSGGTLADAGELRAAVALSVVRTVVSAVALAQAQGLPHPPITSRNVWLLPDGRAVLLENWQIAPGEIARDLALYRAPERARGAPPSPATSVYALGVLAWEAFVGRRPFSGAAPDAANAQALPPISEARPTLFSPELDRIVALASAVDPAQRYPSPVDFARALDQYADTMSAQTGRLEAPRSAGIAPIAVRERLQRLRRRSVSQAAPAVAPPPPPPPIRELPPHSQPPAPAAVADQRAIEREVRRQLRRQGCRRAILRRSLQLVLAFTILYGLYLGARYAYDYATGQLARFQPGEWISRQLPDVSELLPEWLGGRGERLATYRVTQPINLRSVPSAADDTTILRVLPAGTLVQQIGPPQPDETGQPYQWIQVIALDNGQRGWIAFLEERLERR; translated from the coding sequence ATGGGGACAGCGTCGCCGACATTGCATGGGCGCTACAGCATTGTGGCGCGTCTTGGGGAGAATCGACTGGCGACGGTGTACCGCGCGCGCGATGAGCGTCTCCAGCGCACCGTGTTGGTGCACATTCTGCGTGGGGAACTGGCCCAGCAGCCGGCCATGCGCCAGCGCTTCGAGGAGGAGGCACGCCGTGGCGCGCAACGCTCGCATCCCGGCCTGCTGGAGGTGTACGACAGTGGTGAGGTCGGCGGGCGGCCCTTCATGGTCACCGAAGATGTCAGTGGAGGTACGCTGGCCGACGCCGGCGAGCTGCGCGCGGCAGTGGCGCTGAGCGTCGTGCGCACGGTAGTCAGCGCGGTGGCGCTGGCTCAGGCACAGGGGCTACCCCATCCGCCGATCACCAGCCGCAACGTCTGGTTGCTGCCGGATGGGCGCGCCGTGCTGCTGGAAAACTGGCAGATCGCGCCCGGCGAAATCGCGCGCGATCTGGCCCTGTATCGCGCTCCGGAACGCGCGCGCGGCGCGCCGCCCTCGCCCGCGACCAGCGTGTACGCGCTGGGCGTGTTGGCCTGGGAAGCCTTTGTCGGGCGCCGACCCTTCAGCGGTGCCGCGCCCGACGCGGCAAACGCTCAAGCTTTACCGCCCATTTCCGAGGCGCGTCCGACGCTCTTCTCGCCCGAACTCGACCGCATCGTGGCGCTGGCGAGCGCCGTCGATCCGGCGCAGCGCTACCCGTCGCCGGTTGATTTTGCGCGCGCGCTGGATCAGTATGCCGATACGATGAGCGCCCAGACCGGACGCCTGGAAGCGCCACGCAGCGCCGGCATCGCACCCATCGCCGTGCGCGAGCGCCTGCAACGCCTGCGCCGCCGGAGTGTGAGCCAGGCCGCGCCGGCGGTTGCGCCACCACCACCCCCGCCGCCGATCCGCGAACTGCCGCCGCATAGTCAGCCGCCGGCTCCGGCCGCGGTGGCGGATCAGCGCGCCATCGAGCGTGAGGTGCGGCGGCAGTTGCGCCGCCAGGGCTGTCGTCGCGCAATCCTGCGCCGTAGCCTGCAACTGGTGCTGGCCTTCACCATTCTGTATGGGCTCTACCTCGGCGCGCGTTATGCCTACGACTACGCCACCGGTCAGCTCGCGCGCTTTCAGCCCGGCGAGTGGATCAGCCGCCAGCTACCCGATGTCTCTGAGCTGCTGCCGGAGTGGCTTGGTGGCAGGGGCGAGCGCCTGGCAACCTACCGTGTCACGCAGCCGATCAACCTGCGCAGCGTGCCCTCCGCCGCCGATGACACGACCATTCTGCGCGTACTGCCGGCGGGCACGTTGGTGCAGCAGATCGGGCCGCCCCAGCCCGACGAAACCGGCCAGCCCTACCAGTGGATCCAGGTGATTGCGCTCGACAACGGGCAGCGGGGCTGGATCGCGTTCCTGGAAGAACGTCTGGAACGGCGTTGA
- the glmS gene encoding glutamine--fructose-6-phosphate transaminase (isomerizing), protein MCGIVGYVGSREATEVVVSGLQRLEYRGYDSAGIAILNGGEFQIRRSVGKLSHLQQRLQEAPTHGHQGIGHTRWATHGGVTEVNAHPHRSASGDIVVIQNGIFENYLEQKGRLIEAGVVFESQTDTEVIAHLIERETRASGDFLSGFRRALQQIRGGNAIVAMHRRQPGLLLAARLGNAGGIVIGLGEGENFIASDIPAILDYTQRVIFLEDGEIAIVTAEAVRCERLDGTPVSKQPQTIRWDPVAAAKGGYKHFMQKEIFEQPRSITDTLHDRIDVEGGRVILDDLRLSDEQLRAIDKIYIVACGTAWHAGLVAKFLIEALARVRVEVDYGSEFRYRDPILDERTLMIAITQSGETVDTLVPMELARQAGVPCLGIVNVVGSQAARLSDGGVIYLNAGPEIAVASTKVFTCMVVAAALFALKLGEVRGCLDRATLRTYLQALLALPNQVGTILQQTAIYEQLAERYRHTRDMLFLGRGINYPIALEGALKLKEISYIHAEGYPAGEMKHGPIALIDEEMPVVCIAVRDHVYDKMLSNVEQVKTRGGEVIAIVNQGDSAVRSKADVVIEVPETLPLLSPVLTVVPLQLLSYYCALRRGADVDQPRNLAKSVTVE, encoded by the coding sequence ATGTGTGGCATTGTGGGATATGTTGGATCGCGTGAAGCGACGGAGGTCGTCGTCAGCGGGCTGCAACGCCTCGAATATCGTGGCTACGACTCGGCCGGCATTGCGATCCTCAACGGCGGTGAGTTCCAGATCCGCCGCTCGGTCGGCAAGCTCAGCCATCTGCAACAACGGCTGCAGGAGGCGCCGACGCACGGCCATCAGGGGATCGGCCATACGCGCTGGGCCACGCATGGCGGGGTGACCGAGGTCAATGCCCATCCCCACCGCTCGGCCAGCGGCGACATCGTGGTGATCCAGAACGGCATCTTCGAGAACTACCTGGAGCAGAAGGGCCGTCTGATCGAGGCCGGGGTGGTGTTTGAGTCGCAGACCGATACCGAGGTGATCGCCCATCTGATCGAGCGCGAAACGCGCGCCAGCGGCGATTTTCTGAGCGGCTTTCGGCGCGCACTGCAACAGATCCGCGGCGGCAACGCGATCGTGGCCATGCACCGCCGCCAGCCGGGCCTGTTGCTGGCAGCGCGCCTGGGCAACGCGGGTGGCATTGTGATCGGCCTGGGCGAGGGCGAGAACTTCATCGCTTCGGATATTCCGGCGATTCTGGACTATACCCAGCGCGTGATCTTTCTGGAGGACGGTGAGATCGCGATCGTCACCGCCGAGGCGGTACGCTGCGAGCGTCTGGACGGCACCCCGGTGAGCAAGCAGCCGCAGACGATCCGCTGGGATCCGGTGGCGGCGGCCAAGGGCGGCTACAAGCACTTCATGCAAAAGGAGATCTTCGAACAGCCGCGCTCGATCACCGACACGCTGCACGATCGCATCGATGTCGAGGGCGGGCGCGTGATCCTCGACGATCTGCGCCTGAGCGATGAGCAGCTGCGCGCCATCGATAAGATCTACATCGTGGCCTGCGGCACGGCCTGGCATGCTGGTCTGGTGGCCAAGTTCCTGATCGAAGCGCTGGCGCGCGTGCGCGTCGAGGTGGACTACGGCTCCGAGTTTCGCTACCGCGATCCGATCCTCGACGAGCGTACGCTGATGATCGCCATCACCCAGTCGGGCGAGACGGTGGATACGCTGGTGCCCATGGAGTTGGCGCGTCAGGCGGGCGTGCCCTGCCTTGGCATCGTCAACGTGGTCGGCTCGCAGGCGGCGCGCCTGAGCGACGGTGGTGTGATCTACCTCAACGCCGGGCCGGAGATCGCCGTGGCATCCACCAAAGTCTTCACTTGCATGGTGGTGGCCGCGGCGTTGTTCGCGCTCAAACTGGGCGAGGTGCGCGGCTGCCTGGATCGCGCAACGCTGCGCACCTATCTCCAGGCGCTGCTGGCGCTGCCCAATCAGGTGGGCACGATCCTGCAGCAGACGGCGATCTACGAGCAGCTCGCCGAGCGCTACCGCCACACGCGCGACATGCTCTTCCTGGGTCGTGGCATCAACTACCCCATCGCGCTGGAAGGGGCGCTCAAGCTCAAGGAGATCAGCTACATCCACGCCGAGGGTTATCCCGCCGGCGAGATGAAGCACGGCCCGATCGCGCTGATCGACGAGGAGATGCCGGTGGTCTGCATCGCCGTGCGCGACCATGTCTACGACAAGATGTTGTCGAACGTGGAGCAGGTCAAAACGCGCGGCGGCGAGGTGATCGCCATCGTCAACCAGGGCGACAGCGCAGTGCGCTCTAAGGCCGACGTGGTGATCGAGGTACCGGAGACCCTGCCGCTGCTCTCGCCGGTGCTGACCGTGGTGCCGCTCCAACTGTTGAGCTACTATTGCGCGCTGCGCCGTGGCGCAGATGTGGATCAGCCGCGCAACCTGGCCAAGAGCGTTACGGTGGAGTAG
- a CDS encoding CdaR family protein: MSTRTLPKLPRPSLSREWLRSAGLQFLLSLVLSLALWTFVSFSVNPTARLELSVPVVFGEPPAGLILVDPATGEPVQPNRRVEVLVVGPQLDLNQLTAADFRATVDLSQLTAGLHSVPVHVEGPRGVRIRQVEPASIEVRLAPLASRTLPVAALPRNNPPFLYQARAITVTAKEAVASGPSDLMQRVVRIVAPVDLNGRTSSFTEEVALVAVDSADQPVPGITLTPARTRVSVQIVPRVDRQRVAVAPRIINQPAPGYVAEDVDWNPRFVDVISPLPLSGPIETEPIDLTGRTESFTTTVKLVNPDPATTQLLTDTVTVSIPIRPFRIPTEVPWFVAVTPVNVAPTVQATVQPPGLTITISGTADQLQQLVTNSPQATVDVAGLGPGSYTLPVTIELPPGLRLVGAPPQVTVTITPVATPTAVPGVQGG, translated from the coding sequence ATGAGCACGCGCACGCTGCCCAAACTACCTCGGCCTTCCTTGAGCCGCGAGTGGCTGCGCAGCGCCGGCTTGCAATTTTTGCTCTCGTTGGTGCTCTCGCTGGCGTTGTGGACCTTTGTATCCTTCTCGGTCAATCCCACGGCGCGCCTGGAGCTGAGCGTGCCGGTGGTCTTTGGCGAGCCGCCCGCCGGCCTGATCCTGGTCGATCCGGCAACGGGCGAGCCGGTGCAGCCCAACCGCCGCGTAGAGGTGCTGGTGGTTGGGCCGCAGCTCGACCTGAATCAACTGACGGCCGCGGATTTTCGCGCCACGGTTGATTTGAGTCAGCTCACCGCCGGCTTGCACAGCGTGCCGGTGCACGTGGAAGGGCCGCGCGGGGTGCGCATCCGCCAGGTTGAGCCCGCCAGCATCGAGGTGCGCCTGGCGCCGCTGGCCTCGCGCACGCTGCCGGTCGCGGCGCTGCCGCGCAACAATCCGCCCTTTCTCTACCAGGCGCGCGCGATCACCGTCACCGCCAAGGAGGCGGTCGCCAGCGGTCCAAGCGACTTGATGCAGCGCGTAGTGCGCATCGTCGCGCCGGTTGATCTCAACGGGCGCACCTCCTCCTTCACCGAGGAGGTAGCCCTGGTGGCGGTGGACAGCGCCGATCAGCCGGTGCCGGGCATTACGCTCACGCCGGCGCGCACCAGGGTCAGCGTGCAGATCGTGCCGCGCGTCGATCGCCAGCGCGTCGCCGTCGCGCCACGCATCATCAATCAGCCCGCGCCCGGTTATGTGGCCGAGGATGTGGACTGGAATCCGCGCTTTGTGGACGTTATCTCGCCGCTGCCGCTGAGCGGCCCGATCGAGACCGAGCCGATTGACCTGACCGGACGTACCGAATCTTTCACTACCACCGTGAAGCTGGTCAATCCCGATCCGGCCACGACGCAGTTGCTGACCGATACTGTGACGGTCAGTATCCCGATCCGACCGTTCCGCATCCCGACGGAGGTGCCCTGGTTTGTGGCCGTCACACCGGTCAACGTCGCGCCGACGGTGCAGGCTACGGTGCAGCCGCCCGGCCTGACGATCACCATCTCCGGAACGGCGGATCAATTGCAGCAGTTGGTCACCAATAGTCCGCAGGCAACCGTGGATGTTGCCGGTCTGGGACCGGGCAGCTACACGCTGCCAGTGACGATCGAACTACCGCCGGGGCTGCGGCTGGTCGGCGCGCCACCCCAGGTGACGGTGACAATCACGCCGGTGGCGACGCCGACCGCGGTGCCAGGCGTACAAGGAGGGTAA
- the cdaA gene encoding diadenylate cyclase CdaA, which translates to MPDLIDFWSRLNPFEYPGNWLDILVVALLFWWLLNVIRGTRAVQLLRGVTVLLIASFVIGEVLNLQTLQWLLSNVIQPALIVAIPVLFQPELRRALETIGRTSEVMTRRPFGASNNDLATTVTVVTRAAVQLAQQQTGALMVIERNTGLQEYADRGVILDARLSVPLLLNIFYENAPLHDLAVIIRGTRILAANAVLPLSEHVAGATRYGSRHRAALGISEVSDAIAVVVSEESGSISVATNGRMVRHLSEARLRRLLAELLNVPLEEGA; encoded by the coding sequence ATGCCTGATCTGATCGATTTCTGGAGTCGGCTCAATCCGTTCGAATACCCCGGCAACTGGCTCGACATCCTGGTTGTCGCGCTGCTGTTCTGGTGGTTGTTGAACGTGATCCGCGGTACGCGCGCCGTGCAACTCTTGCGCGGCGTAACTGTGCTGTTGATCGCGTCGTTTGTCATTGGTGAAGTGCTCAACCTCCAGACGCTGCAGTGGCTGTTGAGCAATGTGATCCAGCCGGCGCTGATTGTGGCTATTCCGGTGTTGTTCCAGCCTGAATTGCGCCGCGCGCTGGAGACGATCGGACGCACCAGCGAGGTTATGACGCGGCGTCCCTTCGGCGCCAGCAACAACGATCTGGCGACGACCGTGACGGTGGTGACGCGCGCGGCGGTGCAGTTGGCGCAGCAGCAGACCGGCGCGCTGATGGTCATCGAGCGCAATACCGGCCTGCAAGAGTATGCCGATCGGGGGGTGATCCTGGACGCGCGCCTGTCGGTGCCATTGTTGCTCAACATCTTCTACGAGAATGCACCGCTGCACGACCTGGCAGTGATCATTCGCGGCACGCGCATTCTGGCGGCCAACGCCGTGCTGCCGCTCAGCGAACATGTGGCCGGCGCGACGCGCTACGGCTCGCGCCACCGTGCGGCGTTGGGCATCAGCGAAGTCTCGGACGCCATCGCCGTGGTGGTGTCGGAGGAGAGCGGCAGCATTTCGGTGGCGACCAACGGCCGCATGGTGCGCCATCTGAGCGAGGCACGCCTGCGGCGCCTGCTGGCCGAGCTGCTCAACGTCCCGCTGGAGGAGGGCGCATGA
- a CDS encoding tetratricopeptide repeat protein has translation MAGNRAVFERALEQARAAAQREDWATALKEALRAVQELPNDLDARSTLAVALYHNAKYAQAIQLLEDLRKRRGDDAYTLAYLARAYEGNGEIDRAVELILMLGEDALAQRLLPDAIEAFEEAVRLKPQDVDLRVRLAETLLEAGDARRAAEQCVEVARIRQAAGDWAGMQEALDEALGLDPGNRAAQALKAELEQPQPAAAPPEPAVSPPRMGTGTLRTGTGALRDPQLIIEKTLAQALVEREAGHHTAALRLYHRAIEQGAARPDVFFSIALLHQERGEHQTALEWFERAATGDYELSARYAMGDSLRALGQLQAAAEAYEAAIRLVDLEVVGRAEADELIAMYRAAAESYAELGELSRAASLYSTLAGFLDSKRWGRELAEEYTRRAREYTERAMFAKLRSLGTGALPVERVPEAEAEPQPQTTTWGTLPSLGEFLREAPVEQAPADPFASLEALSPEAQVFAPVTPIDTAGCDETIARLIEASGRFIEQGLVWAAIDACHEVIRIDNAYLPVHLRLGEIYERQGRIEDALVKYRTLIDAYRVRGRAVDAIDVYYRMVELSPESVNLRSELVELLREARRTEEAIEQALQVATTYFKLGQTGRSLEEFRRILSWAPPSPRVHQEYGQALLKLERWEAALSEFRRAVQLDPHAPVALAQLNLTMAVLGQNEQAMWDSLAALLERLAQEPQHHAAVQSEYRAALLIVDTPILHYLLGLLQQAADQHASAMLAFEQALSLLVMEERPQLPPILVHQAMVESLLALEQPQEALDQLHTVQRLFVEQPLHIVSMHRFARPMTESEIQRKLAEVYMRLGQWDQALQALRVCVQLDPTDIASYRELATIYLRYGESEAAIQAYLQLVGTLEQRQRLDAAIKVLEEAQQQLPDALALRQRLAQLLLRRGYLDRGLDELIRVAGLQRAAEQIDAAIASLRQAADVHWMLGRFDQVFKLYDQIVALAPENVEARQQLVNLHILSGRRDAAIAEQRRIARICQEQRNYTEAISCYHQIIALDPSDTHAYEALGDLLMRQQEYDQAARLYRRLARLRPNDERIEALQAAAERMLAQSRA, from the coding sequence GGCAATGGCGAGATCGATCGCGCGGTTGAGCTGATCCTGATGCTGGGCGAGGACGCGCTCGCACAACGTCTGCTGCCCGACGCGATCGAGGCCTTCGAAGAGGCGGTGCGGCTCAAGCCGCAGGATGTTGATCTGCGTGTGCGGCTAGCCGAAACGCTGCTGGAGGCCGGCGACGCGCGGCGCGCCGCCGAGCAGTGCGTGGAGGTTGCCCGCATCCGCCAGGCGGCCGGCGATTGGGCCGGCATGCAGGAAGCGCTGGACGAAGCGCTCGGTCTAGACCCCGGCAACCGCGCCGCGCAGGCGCTCAAGGCCGAGCTGGAGCAGCCCCAGCCCGCCGCCGCGCCGCCCGAACCGGCAGTCAGCCCGCCGCGCATGGGCACCGGTACGCTACGCACCGGCACCGGCGCGCTGCGCGATCCGCAGCTGATCATCGAGAAAACGCTGGCGCAGGCGCTCGTGGAGCGCGAGGCCGGCCACCATACCGCTGCGTTGCGCCTCTACCACCGCGCCATCGAGCAGGGCGCGGCCCGGCCCGACGTCTTCTTCAGCATTGCCCTGCTGCATCAAGAGCGTGGCGAACACCAGACCGCGCTGGAATGGTTTGAACGCGCCGCCACGGGCGACTACGAACTCTCGGCGCGCTACGCCATGGGCGACTCGCTGCGCGCGCTGGGGCAGCTCCAGGCCGCAGCCGAGGCCTATGAAGCGGCGATCCGGCTGGTCGATCTGGAGGTGGTGGGTCGCGCCGAGGCCGACGAGTTGATCGCCATGTATCGTGCCGCGGCGGAAAGCTACGCCGAACTGGGCGAGCTCTCGCGCGCGGCGTCGCTGTACAGCACGCTGGCCGGCTTTCTCGACAGCAAACGCTGGGGGCGCGAACTGGCCGAGGAGTACACGCGCCGCGCGCGCGAGTACACCGAGCGCGCCATGTTTGCCAAACTACGCAGCCTGGGCACCGGTGCGCTACCCGTGGAGCGCGTGCCCGAAGCAGAAGCCGAACCGCAGCCGCAGACCACCACCTGGGGCACGCTGCCCTCGCTGGGCGAGTTCCTGCGCGAAGCGCCGGTGGAGCAAGCGCCCGCCGATCCCTTTGCCTCACTGGAGGCGTTGAGCCCCGAGGCGCAGGTCTTCGCGCCGGTCACGCCGATCGATACCGCCGGCTGCGACGAAACCATCGCGCGTCTGATCGAGGCCAGCGGTCGCTTCATCGAGCAGGGACTGGTTTGGGCCGCCATCGACGCCTGCCACGAGGTCATTCGCATCGACAACGCCTACTTGCCGGTGCATCTGCGCCTGGGCGAGATCTACGAGCGCCAGGGGCGCATCGAGGATGCGCTGGTCAAGTACCGCACGCTGATCGACGCCTACCGCGTGCGTGGCCGCGCCGTGGATGCTATCGATGTGTACTATCGCATGGTCGAACTATCGCCTGAATCGGTCAACCTGCGCAGCGAGCTGGTCGAGCTGCTGCGCGAGGCCCGCCGCACCGAGGAGGCCATCGAACAGGCGCTGCAGGTTGCCACGACCTACTTCAAGCTGGGGCAGACCGGACGTTCGCTGGAGGAGTTTCGGCGCATCCTGAGCTGGGCACCGCCTTCACCGCGGGTGCACCAAGAGTACGGCCAGGCCCTGCTCAAACTGGAGCGCTGGGAAGCAGCCCTCTCCGAATTTCGCCGTGCCGTGCAGCTCGACCCGCACGCGCCGGTTGCCCTGGCGCAGCTCAACCTGACCATGGCCGTGCTGGGCCAGAACGAGCAGGCGATGTGGGACTCGCTGGCGGCTCTGTTGGAGCGCCTGGCGCAGGAGCCGCAGCATCACGCCGCGGTGCAGTCCGAATACCGTGCCGCGCTGCTGATCGTGGACACACCGATCCTGCACTACCTGCTGGGCTTGTTGCAACAGGCCGCCGATCAGCACGCCTCGGCCATGCTCGCCTTTGAGCAGGCGCTCAGCCTGCTGGTGATGGAGGAGCGGCCCCAACTGCCGCCGATCCTGGTGCACCAGGCCATGGTCGAAAGTCTGCTGGCGCTGGAGCAGCCGCAGGAAGCGCTTGACCAGTTGCATACCGTGCAGCGCCTGTTTGTCGAGCAGCCGTTGCACATCGTCAGCATGCACCGCTTTGCGCGGCCCATGACCGAGAGCGAGATCCAGCGCAAGCTGGCCGAGGTGTACATGCGGCTTGGCCAGTGGGATCAGGCGCTCCAGGCACTGCGGGTGTGCGTGCAGCTCGACCCGACGGATATCGCCTCCTACCGCGAGCTAGCCACGATCTACCTGCGCTACGGCGAGAGCGAGGCGGCGATCCAGGCCTACCTACAACTGGTCGGCACGCTGGAACAACGCCAGCGTCTCGACGCGGCAATCAAGGTGTTGGAGGAGGCGCAGCAGCAACTGCCGGACGCGCTCGCGCTGCGCCAGCGGCTGGCGCAACTGTTGCTGCGGCGCGGCTACCTCGATCGCGGCCTGGACGAGTTGATCCGCGTCGCCGGCCTGCAGCGCGCCGCCGAGCAGATCGACGCGGCGATCGCCTCGCTGCGTCAGGCCGCCGACGTTCATTGGATGCTAGGACGCTTCGACCAAGTCTTCAAACTCTACGATCAGATCGTCGCACTGGCGCCCGAAAACGTCGAAGCCCGTCAGCAACTGGTCAACCTGCACATTCTCAGCGGTCGTCGCGATGCCGCGATCGCCGAGCAGCGCCGCATTGCACGCATCTGCCAGGAGCAGCGCAACTACACCGAGGCGATTAGCTGTTACCACCAGATCATCGCGCTCGATCCCAGCGACACGCACGCCTACGAAGCGCTGGGCGACCTGCTGATGCGTCAGCAGGAGTACGATCAGGCAGCGCGGCTCTACCGTCGGCTGGCGCGTCTGCGCCCCAACGACGAACGCATCGAGGCCCTCCAGGCGGCTGCCGAACGCATGCTAGCGCAGAGTCGCGCCTAG